The Vitis vinifera cultivar Pinot Noir 40024 chromosome 3, ASM3070453v1 region atcattaattttttttggctGATTTATTTTAAGGCTTGATCACTTGCTGTTGCCCTTGCATCACATTTGGGCAGATTGCTGAGATAGTGAGTAAAGGATCCTCAAGTAAGCCTTTGACAatcctttggtttttttttttttaggtttaacCAGATTGGGTGAAGGCTATAACTTGGGGATGGTTTTGCAGATTGTGCGGTGAGTGGTACGCTGTATGCGCTACTCTGTTTTACTGGTTTGTCGTGCTTGTATTCTTGTGCTTACCGTTCGAGGTTGAGGGCTGAGTATGACTTGGAGGAGTCACCTTGTGCTGATTGCCTGGTCCACTTCTGCTGTGAGGGATGCTCACTGTGCCAGGAGTACAGAGAGCTCAAGAACCGTGGATTGGACATGGGGATAGGTATGATTTTATATGTTACCCAGCAGTTTTTCCAGTTTATTTTCAGTTCATGGGATAACAGATAGTTattttgtgatatcccacatcagGGAAAGTTTCgacactatataagtatgaactcctCTTAACCTTGTAAATGCGTCTCCCGTGAGAGTTTCTTTTGGTCCAAAGTGATTTACACGGTTGGGAGTCGTCAACATATTGTTACTAGACAAATCTCTAACTTTAGAGACCATCCCTCCTCACAATCCCTCCTTGCATACAACCTGTGTACTCACCACCCACGCACCCCCCTTTGAACCTGACTAATAAACAAGGCAAAAATGCATAGTTATGGACAAGTTGTATGATTTGAGCCCATTTTATATTGTGAGCTAGCCTCTGACTTGCATCATTGTTGTTGGTGGTAGGTTGGGAAGCTAATGTTGACAGACAAAGGCGGGGACTTACACTACCTCCGGTGGTGGTTCAAGGCAtgacaaaatgaaatcaaagcCTGAGGGGGATTGCACTTGGTGACTTGGTGTGGATATGTTGTGACATGTACTTGGTTGTTGTCAGTGGCCGCCATGGCGCAGCCCTATCACCTATGTGTGCTACTGCAACTTGTGTTTCCATCTTCAATTACGTggaaataataatatgatatatatatatatatatatatgatagaGATCAAAATAGTTAAGGTAGCCAATAAAAGATTTTCCTTGAATGGTGGTTGTGCCAAACAGAATTTAGGGCAAAACACAGGTCAAGGACAAGCAAATTATGCccaaacaattattaatatctTTTACTATTCATAAATATTTCTctagtacattttttaaaaaaatttttggaaaatattgatTTGGTATCTATGAAATTTGTAATCTCAATTATGAAAAATGCgtgataaaatttaagttgttggatgatgatattaatatatgaaatcAAGGAACAAAAATGTGAGATCGGCACGGACCAATGagatataaatacaaaaaaataaaattaaaatatgaaataataaaatgaaagttAGATACAAAGTAATGAGACCAATGTGTATATATGATATGATGTGATTGATTTCGCTTTTGAATACCGATTTGATAATGTAAttaaactttatatttttttaatatcacttATTACAAGATTTCATTGTTTGAGTTTTACGCATTGGTCATGTTAGATTTATTTGGTTATCTTTTgatgacatttttaatatttgttatgGGTTCATCAGATTAAGTATACCGATGTCCTTAGTTTTGCAAATAATTATATCattgaatgaatttgaaaaaaatttcaatttttttttactaatagACCTAATGAtattattgatgatttttttccATCTTACTCAAAAAATGTCATTTGATACTTCAATAAACCTCATTTTGTTAACTTATTCATGAGTTTGATGGCGCATTAGAATCGCAACAAGTGGGGtatattataaatgaaaaattatgtgAAAGGAACTCAAAACCCTATACataatttttcctattttacatatccaaattaacaaatttgatGGTTTTCAAGTATTAGAGTGTTCAAGTGGACTGACCCGATCCGAcctaaaaaaaagagaaaatgggggaacagtttcttggagttttaaaactaccaaaaaagttaaaaaaaactattttaaataaagGATACAAAAGGACAGGTCTataatataaatctaaaataataataaacttacAATAATTTAgagcaaaaaaaatgaaaattcaaggCTTTAAATAAAGGTCCATGTGCAACTTGAGTCTTGTGAGAACAATAATTTAGAAGAGAGAGATGGTGATGGTGTCTTCAATCCAGCTAAGAGTTGGGGTGTTCACACTAACTCACAAAAACCCACACTTCCAATCCTagattatttgaattaataaatgGATATGCTAATTCGAAATCTtggatagtaattttttattatttaaaaaattatttttccaagaaaagaggttttttttaaagcatatgaacatagaaaaaatatcataaaagaaGACCGGAAACACAAGTCAATGTATCtttgatataaataataataattttttcttctctccttgGCTTATCACATGGAAATTattaatcaatcaataaaaCTGCACCACCATCAAGATGGATGGTTGATTTTAATACAAGGGTGAGGGAGAAAAAAATGGGGGAGAGATTCCATCcttttaacttcaaaattt contains the following coding sequences:
- the LOC100241734 gene encoding cell number regulator 1 — its product is MNLSHSGREIYGADGHVGHATAPGFPNPSPAPPYATPYVVQYPDGTIRWSTGLCHCTDDPANCLITCCCPCITFGQIAEIVSKGSSNCAVSGTLYALLCFTGLSCLYSCAYRSRLRAEYDLEESPCADCLVHFCCEGCSLCQEYRELKNRGLDMGIGWEANVDRQRRGLTLPPVVVQGMTK